In a genomic window of Rhopalosiphum maidis isolate BTI-1 chromosome 4, ASM367621v3, whole genome shotgun sequence:
- the LOC113557200 gene encoding adenylosuccinate lyase — translation MSNSVYDTYVSPLSTRYASTEMKFNFSDKKKFTTWRSLWTLLAQAEQELGLEITDEQLKELRDNVDNVDFEAAANEEKLTRHDIMAHVHTYAACCPTAGPIIHLGATSCDIGDNADLIVLRDAFDILLPKLAGCVKTLGEFADKHKNLATLGFTHFQPAQLTTVGKRACLWLQDLILCEKNISRVRADLKFRGIKGTTGTQASFLQLFNGDYEKVRELDNRVTRLAGFSSSYSVTGQTYPRIVDTEVVGSLSMLGAAVHKMCTDLRLLAGMNEIGEPFEPTQIGSSAMAYKQNPMRSERVCSIARYLMNLINNPLATASVQWLERTLDDSANRRLCLSEAFLAADSVMLTVQNILEGLSVFPKVISRNIEKVLPFMATENIIIAMVKAGGDRQVCHEKIRVLSLEAASTVRLEGKDNDLLDRIVKDPYFAPILDELPHILEPSTFIGCAPDQVTYFLREEVQPVVNKYISKIKTTATKLDI, via the exons ATGTCTAACTCTGTTTATGATACTTATGTATCTCCTCTTTCAACAAGATATGCGTCTACAGAaatgaaattcaattttagtgACAAGAAAAAATTTACTACATGGAGAAGTCTTTGGACTTTGCTAGCCCAAGCTGAAcag GAATTGGGACTGGAAATTACCGACGAACAGTTAAAAGAGCTACGCGATAATGTGGACAATGTGGACTTCGAGGCGGCCGCCAACGAAGAAAAGCTCACTCGGCACGACATCATGGCCCACGTGCATACGTATGCCGCGTGTTGTCCGACCGCCGGGCCCATCATTCACTTGGGCGCCACTTCGTGCGACATCGGAGACAACGCC gaCTTGATAGTCTTGAGGGACGCTTTCGACATTCTATTACCGAAATTGGCGGGTTGCGTGAAAACTTTAGGCGAATTTGCAGATAAACACAAGAACTTGGCCACGCTAGGTTTCACACACTTTCA ACCTGCTCAACTGACTACGGTTGGCAAACGTGCATGTCTCTGGCTACAGGATTTGATTTTATGCGAAAAAAACATAAGTCGTGTTCGTGCTGACCTCAAGTTTCGTGGTATCAAAGGAACTACCGGCACGCAAGCGTCATTTTTACAACTTTTCAATG GTGACTATGAAAAAGTTAGAGAATTGGATAACAGGGTAACAAGGCTTGCCGGATTCTCATCTTCATACTCTGTCACGGGTCAGACATATCCTCGCATTGTTGACACGGAAGTTGTTGGATCCCTTAGTATGCTTGGGGCCGCTGTTCataag ATGTGTACAGACTTGAGGCTATTAGCTGGCATGAATGAAATTGGAGAACCTTTTGAACCCACTCAAATAGGCTCAAGTGCAAtggcttataaacaaaatccaATGAGGAGTGAAAGAGTTTGCTCTATTGCTCGATATCTAATGAATCTGATTAACAACCCTTTAGCCACTGCCTCTGTACAATGGTTAGAGCGAACATTGGATGACAGTGCAAATAG ACGATTGTGTTTATCAGAAGCATTTTTGGCTGCAGACAGTGTAATGTTGACAGTGCAAAACATCCTTGAAGGGTTATCTGTATTTCCTAAAGTTATATcaagaaatattgaaaaagtttTACCCTTTATGGCAacggaaaatataattattgcaatGGTCAAAGCTGGCGGAGATAGACAA GTGTGCCATGAAAAAATAAGAGTTTTATCACTAGAAGCAGCCAGTACAGTTCGTCTTGAAGGTAAAGACAATGATCTTTTGGATAGAATTGTGAAAGATCCATATTTTGCTCCGATATTAGATGAGCTACCACATATTTTAGAACCATCAACTTTCATTGGGTGTGCACCCGATCAA gtaacatATTTTCTAAGAGAAGAAGTACAGCCTGTggtcaataaatacatttccaAAATCAAAACTACAGCAACAAAACTGGATATCTAa
- the LOC113557216 gene encoding uncharacterized protein LOC113557216, whose amino-acid sequence MANEKSLKESLLAASPFLIKVVEIILGLTSICLIISPYSSRLHTSTGRAGFVYSALSGAILVDLLIVVSHFLQQKIPKKPCLIVSCWYGLMLAIAAGIIFSDWRALQFALQVRPSKNRMDLMISSAITATLTSITFFADFVLTFRYG is encoded by the exons ATGGCCAACGAGAAATCGCTCAAAGAGTCCCTGCTGGCCGCCTCGCCGTTCCTGATCAAAGTCGTGGAAATC ATACTGGGGTTGACTAGCATCTGTCTGATCATTAGCCCGTACTCGTCGAGGCTTCACACCAGCACAGGTAGAGCGGGTTTCGTGTACTCAGCTCTATCTGGTGCAATCTTGGTCGACCTTCTCATAGTGGTCAGCcattttttacaacaaaagATACCGAAAAAGCCG tgctTAATTGTGTCGTGCTGGTACGGCTTGATGCTGGCCATAGCCGCTGGCATCATATTCTCGGACTGGAGAGCCCTCCAATTCGCCCTACAGGTGCGTCCGTCCAAGAACAGAATGGATCTGATGATATCCTCGGCGATCACAGCCACGCTGACATCCATCACGTTTTTCGCTGACTTTGTGTTGACATTCAGGTACGGATGA
- the LOC113557209 gene encoding protein snakeskin — protein MVNIASVGTVVIKVVKLVLNIIILVLYRTGYRGGFLGVGGTWNLNEEKNPDAEIVASGIFVGFFIYTVVILISYGFGSNHQKKTLVDIIMNFVGMFMFIAVGGIALHYWIGYQNENKYISVTSERAIGITVGVLCVLSGAVYLVDTVLSFIHFAREMEFD, from the exons ATGGTCAACATAGCAAGCGTGGGCACGGTAGTCATCAAAGTCGTAAAATTG gtGTTGAACATTATCATTTTGGTTCTGTACCGGACCGGATATCGAGGAGGATTTTTGGGGGTCGGCGGTACATGGAACTTGAACGAAGAGAAAAACCCGGATGCGGAAATTGTCGCTTCTGGCATTTTCGTTGGTTTTTTCATATACACTGTCGTGATACTAATTTCGTATGGATTCGGGTCCAACCACCAGAAGAAAACGCTAGTG GATATCATAATGAATTTTGTCGGCATGTTTATGTTTATCGCCGTCGGTGGTATAGCGCTCCACTATTGGATTGGTTATcagaacgaaaataaatacatcagcGTGACTTCCGAACGTGCCATAGGTATCACGGTGGGCGTGCTGTGCGTTCTTTCCGGTGCCGTTTACCTGGTGGACACCGTACTgtcgtttatacattttgcgAGAGAAATGGAGTTTGATTAA
- the LOC113548158 gene encoding DNA polymerase epsilon subunit 2, with protein MSETTKLRKFIVSTFSLNGFTVQERACAYLVQQLEPLESREDRDQWLDKIIDYVRVSSTNDGNIVSYELLNKALKFCCNLQILNDEDILHVTPAYKLPRYRYCPTTKKFQRIVSETSMFGDAQSKISQYFDRYTVIRQRMARIKTIADGTLNQPLTIGDKIRDVDYLLSSGACRKFDHTSKSNSILLLGFLVQLKEGGRYHLEDPTGAIPLDISATDFQRGYFTENCCVLAEGNYCTDRRVFIVTNMALPPCERTEISKIYFGESNNFSDNNDLNLKSCNPKLLEYEKRKNRMIIFVSDVFLDDPKVLRKFHTLLNSFNDLAPVAIVMMGDFLSCHVPSHAYAQELKTHLTQLAHFLHDNTPGLCKHTMFVLLSGPGDRYSGAAGASILPRPFIPEVLTEEFRRLVPRCVFTTNPCRMQYCTQQIHIIRADGLMKKTANYDIRHGLMDRKKSTVPESDEDIIKNYIKTLESQSHLITVPLDVCPTYWPLASHSLGLYPMPDLVCIADANAPEYSTVGPNDSNSSNSKISSSTGCIFFNPSSFSKNKYSFSVYITAQRQIEDSNLPDDEYDANGSLMDSEDTVATAGNRRKT; from the exons ATGAGTGAAACTACTAAATTACGCAAGTTCATAGTCAGCACATTCTCACTCAATGGCTTCACGGTTCAAGA gaGGGCATGTGCATACTTAGTACAACAATTGGAACCATTGGAGTCCAGAGAAGATCGTGATCAATggttagataaaattattgattatgtaCGTGTTTCGAGTACCAATGATGGAAACATAGTGTCATACGAGTTACTGAATAAAGCTCTTAAG ttCTGCTGTAATTTACAAATCCTCAATGATGAAGACATATTACATGTGACTCCTGCTTATAAACTACCTCGCTATAGATACTGTCCAACAACAAAAAAGTTTCAAAGAATAGTATCAGAAACATCCATGTTTGGCGATGCACAGTCCAAAATCTCCCAGTATTTTGACAG atACACTGTCATTAGGCAACGTATGGCTAGAATAAAGACTATAGCTGATGGTACTCTCAATCAACCATTGACAATCGGTGATAAAATACGAGATGTTGATTATCTTTTGAGTTCAGGAGCCTGTAGGAAATTTGATCACACTTCCAAAAGTAATTCAATACTACTGCTGGGTTTTTTAGTACAATTGAAAGAAGGAGGTCGATATCATTTAGAAGATCCTACTGGAGCTATACCTCTTGATATTTCTGCAACA GATTTCCAAAGGGGTTATTTTACTGAGAATTGTTGTGTATTGGCAGAAGGTAATTATTGTACTGATCGCAGAGTTTTTATTGTCACTAATATGGCTTTACCACCATGTGAACGTACAGAAATTAGCAa aatttattttggagaatcaaacaattttagtGACAACAATGATCTAAACTTAAAATCATGTAATCCTAAATTGTTAGAATATGAGAAGCGTAAAAACCgaatgattatatttgtatCCGATGTTTTTCTAGATGATCCAAAG GTTCTAAGAAAATTCCATACATTGTTAAATTCATTCAATGATCTTGCTCCAGTAGCCATAGTGATGATGGGTGATTTCTTGTCTTGTCATGTACCCTCACATGCATATGCCCAGGAATTGAAAACTCATTTAACTCAACTAGCTCATTTCTTACATGATAATACACCTGGACTTTGCAAACACACTATGTTTGTGTTATTATCTGGTCCTGGAGATCGTTATAGTGGTGCTGCAGGTGCAAGTATCTTGCCaag acctTTTATACCAGAGGTCTTAACTGAAGAATTCCGCCGCTTGGTACCACGGTGTGTATTTACCACAAACCCGTGTCGCATGCAATATTGTACACAacaaatacacattatacgaGCTGATGGTCTAATGAAAAAAACTGCCAACTATGATATCAGACACGGATTAATGGATCGAAAGAAATCTACAGTTCCAGAGTCTGatgaagatattattaaaaat tatataaaaactttgGAAAGCCAGTCACATCTAATTACAGTCCCTTTGGACGTGTGCCCCACATATTGGCCTCTTGCATCACATTCCTTGGGTTTGTACCCAATGCCTGATCTAGTGTGCATAGCAGATGCCAATGCTCCAGAGTACAGTACCGTAGGTCCTAATGATTCCAATAGttctaattcaaaaatatcatcatcTACAGGctgcatattttttaacccA